The DNA sequence AAAATGGACAGAAAGTTCTGGATCTGCTCCAGGAACAGGATTTTGATTTAATTCTCATGGATATCCAGATGCCTGTCATGGATGGACTTGAGGCGACCAGGGCTATCCGCTCATGGAAGGATCTTGGTCAGAAGAAAGATATTCCCATCATTGCCATGACTGCCTATGCCATGGCAGGAGACCGGGAAAAGTTCCTTGAAGCTGGGATGGATGACTACCTGGCCAAGCCGGTGACCATTGATGCTCTGAACTCAGCTCTTGAAAAGATCAAGAAGAGCAGTCAGGGAACAGTTGACCGAATCATTTCCAACCCAAGCCCGCCGCCAAGATGATCAAACTCGAAAACATCACCACCAACCAGATGCTGGCCGGAGTGGAATCCGGCAAGATCGTAAGAGTTGTATCTGTGGAAAAACTCGGTGAGCATGCAGTCACTCTTTATTACAAGGATAGTGAAGGCAGGCTGAGTGAGCGGATGCTGTTCCGCAATGATGAGCCAGCCATTTCCCTGGCTGAGTCGGAATGTCCGTGGGGATTTGATGCACCGGCAGAAGAGTTCAAGCTTGCCGTGGAAGCCCAGCGCATCACCCTTGCCCATCTCTTTGATCCCATGATGGCTGTTCACACTTCTAATGTTGACCCTTTGCCCCACCAGATCACTGCTGCTTATGAGTCCATGCTTCCCAGGCAGCCCTTACGTTACGTGCTGGCTGATGATCCAGGCGCAGGTAAAACCATCATGGCCGGGCTGGATTTGATGAACATACTGAAAGGTCTGTTCGGGAAAACTGCGCCACCCTGAATTTTCAGAATGCAGAGTTTGATGATGATTAATTTTTATCATTGAGGTTAGATGCCATGACAACTGCAATCGTACTGATTATAATCCTTTTGACCCTGGCCGGACTCATGTACGCCTTTGTCAAAATCCTGCCCATGTGCGGGCTCAAAGGCGGCTGAAACTTTGGAAGCTCTGAAGGTTCAGAGAAAGATAGGGATGATGAAAAGATATGCCAGAATCGGCCTGATCAGGACCAGCGCCGAGATTAAGTGTTCAACGACAATTAAGCCATTTTTAAGCTTCTCACCCGGGCGGCCCGGTACCGAACCTGCGAGTAACTTACACCCCTCGTTCCCAGGCTCCAGCCTGGGAACGTTTTGTTCTTGCGGCTTCAGCCGCTTCTTCAAAAAGTGGCTGGAGCTACAAAGAAAAGATGTAATAGCCTTAGCACGAGATTGCTTCGCTTCGCTCGCAACAAGGATTGCCGCGCTCGAAGACTCGCTCGCAATGACACCTGAGCAGTCGATCAGATTTGGGCAGCCGTAGATGCAGTCGATGTAGGTTCCGGTGGCGGCATGAAGATTGGGCGTTGCCATGAACAGCAGACCCAAGGCCAGGAAGGTGGTCAGGAATAGTTTTTTCATTTCGAACCCCCTTGTGGTGAAGTCAGTGTAAAAGTGTTGAGCAACCAAATATTCCAGGCAAGCTCCAAATCACCTCACTGTCCGGCGCGGACGGGCCACACGTGGTAGGCGTAGGGCTTGTAGCTGTAGACCACGTCGCCGTAGTACATGTCCACGAACCACGCGTCGTCCGGGTAGCCCGCGCTGGACGTACTGGACCAGTAGTTGGACGACTGGACCCCGGTAAAGGGATGTCCGCCTTTAAGTGCATGGGATAAAGCCACAAGCTCATCCCTGCTCGGCAGTCGCCAGCCGCCAATACCGGAGATACTGAAAGACTCGCACCTGGACATGGCGTCCTCCCAGTTCAATCTGCCGAACGGATCGGCATCCTTGGTCCACATCAGGTTAGTCATCGTATCCGTCACTGTCCCGTTCCCATTGTCTACGAATCTCTGGGCCTGGGCTTCGCTGGTCATGACCAGTCCGGTCAAGCAGAGCATCAAGGTCAGTGCCGCTGTTGTGAAAATCTTTATCCGCATTTTCCTCATGACGTTCCTCCGTGGTTGAGTGTAATTACATGGTAAACGTTTCAATCCTCTATTCCGGCTTAATGGAGCTGTCATCAGCTGCAACCCCATCTTGGCAAAAGGCCGCATTTCTGGATTATCGAACCACCCTTATTGTGCCGAACGTTTGGAGCGTACATAGTAGGTATTGGACTTATGCTCGACGTAGAGGGCGCCACCGTTGAAATTAAAGCGCCATGCGCTGACTGCATTGGGAACACCAGTAGAAGAGGACCAGTAGAAACCTCCCCAACCGCTCTCAACGTCCATCATGTTTTTACATGGCGAATGATACAGTCCCTGTAATTCATGCTTTTTGGGTAGCCACCAGTCAGAATGTCCTCCCAGGGATAGGCCGGAAGCGTAGCGCATAGCTTGGTTCCAGTTCATGGGACCAGCAGTATCCTTCTGCCACATCAGGCCGGTGCCATTGTCGGTGACGGTTCCGTCACCGTTATCCACGCACCTCTCCGCAAAGGCCGTGCTTGAAAGGAGCAAGCAGGTAAGGCAGAGCATGAAAGTTATCGTCACAATTGTCATTCTGGTAATTCTTAGCATGCTTATTCTCCTGTGTAGTTGGCAGATCTATAACCCCAACCCCTCCAGCCTGCACTTGCAGCGACCAATTGACCCATAATCGCATCGCCTGCCGTCCGTCCACCAGGCCATATTCAGATCAGCCCCGCTCAGATCAGCTCCGCTCAGATCAGCCCCGCTCAGATCGGCTCCAGGCAGATCGGCTTCGGACAGGTTGGCCCCTGACAGGTCGGCCCCCCCAAGATTAGACTCTTGCACGTGGGCGGAGACCAGTCTGGCCTCTCTCAGGTTGGCTCTGGCCAGGTTACATTCCCTGCAAAAACCAGTCTCCAGCAGCTTATCCAGATCTGCCTGATTCCACGCTCCGGCCTGATCCATGCCCAGCAGGCAAACCAGTACTCCCACTGCCGCGATTCCAAAAACCTTCACACTCCACTTTTTCATAATGACCCTCCTTGGTTGAGTGTTGATGTTTTTCATATGCAAGACACTATCTATACCAAACAATAAATATATTAAATATCAGTATGTTGCAAAAAGAAGCAGACATATTCAGCTGCAAGTTGGTGCC is a window from the Desulfonatronovibrio magnus genome containing:
- a CDS encoding DUF1566 domain-containing protein; amino-acid sequence: MRKMRIKIFTTAALTLMLCLTGLVMTSEAQAQRFVDNGNGTVTDTMTNLMWTKDADPFGRLNWEDAMSRCESFSISGIGGWRLPSRDELVALSHALKGGHPFTGVQSSNYWSSTSSAGYPDDAWFVDMYYGDVVYSYKPYAYHVWPVRAGQ
- a CDS encoding DUF1566 domain-containing protein — encoded protein: MLRITRMTIVTITFMLCLTCLLLSSTAFAERCVDNGDGTVTDNGTGLMWQKDTAGPMNWNQAMRYASGLSLGGHSDWWLPKKHELQGLYHSPCKNMMDVESGWGGFYWSSSTGVPNAVSAWRFNFNGGALYVEHKSNTYYVRSKRSAQ
- a CDS encoding pentapeptide repeat-containing protein, yielding MKKWSVKVFGIAAVGVLVCLLGMDQAGAWNQADLDKLLETGFCRECNLARANLREARLVSAHVQESNLGGADLSGANLSEADLPGADLSGADLSGADLSGADLNMAWWTDGRRCDYGSIGRCKCRLEGLGL